The following are from one region of the Coffea eugenioides isolate CCC68of chromosome 2, Ceug_1.0, whole genome shotgun sequence genome:
- the LOC113764062 gene encoding RNA pseudouridine synthase 1, which translates to MATKTHLDSIDSQVKNDPTSLQNYPVPLSPPLPSISKNIELNRALTASSRSSLFSLSRNHVLFEDQWLIAINKPQGIYCENVLSAVPSLLTDSTDSGTEVKLTELHLANRLDRDTSGIMIITKSHKVAAKLVKAFTEHKVRKTYIASCVGQAPKWVNITMKSGHGRSRYGAWRVYAASDVGKTLPGGSIVKDMETLFEVLSVNGQGQFKEFSESGRDLSEVMIIEQKSEIDCNLKKDEILVRAYPKSGRTHQIRLHCQYLGMPIRGDVKYEGAYEWKERTYDGHELHAESLSFEHPVTAENVLIQAPLPSWACQFFESEPLRTN; encoded by the exons ATGGCGACCAAGACCCACTTGGATTCCATCGATTCCCAGGTCAAAAACGACCCCACAAGTCTCCAAAATTACCCAGTACCCCTGTCCCCACCACTGCCCTCCATATCCAAGAACATAGAGCTCAACAGAGCCTTAACTGCTTCTTCAAGATCGtcccttttttctctttcaagaaATCATGTGCTTTTTGAAGACCAGTGGCTCATTGCTATTAACAAGCCTCAAGGGATTTACTGTGAGAATGTCTTGTCTGCTGTCCCGAGCCTACTCACCGATTCCACTGACTCAG GGACTGAAGTGAAGCTGACGGAGCTTCATCTAGCTAATAGACTTGATCGTGACACTAGTGGTATCATGATAATTACCAAGTCACATAAAGTGGCTGCCAAGCTTGTAAAAGCTTTTACAGAACACAAGGTCAGGAAAACATACATAGCTTCCTGTGTTGGTCAAGCTCCAAAATGGGTAAATATCACAATGAAGTCCGGTCATGGACGATCAAGGTACGGAGCCTGGCGTGTTTATGCTGCTTCAGATGTGGGTAAGACACTACCAGGCGGATCAATTGTCAAGGATATGGAAACCTTATTTGAAGTGTTATCAGTAAATGGGCAGGGGCAATTTAAGGAGTTTTCTGAATCAGGAAGAGACCTATCAGAAGTTATGATTATTGAAcagaaatctgaaattgatTGCAACTTGAAGAAAGATGAGATTTTGGTAAGAGCATACCCCAAGAGTGGAAGAACACATCAAATTCGCTTGCACTGCCAGTACCTGGGAATGCCTATTAGAGGGGATGTAAAATATGAAGGTGCCTATGAGTGGAAAGAAAGAACATATGATGGTCATGAGCTTCACGCAGAGAGCTTGTCCTTTGAGCATCCTGTTACTGCTGAAAATGTGTTAATTCAAGCACCTCTACCATCGTGGGCTTGCCAATTTTTTGAGTCTGAGCCATTGAGGACAAACTAA
- the LOC113759996 gene encoding peptide chain release factor PrfB2, chloroplastic: MISLILKRSAFLEQNHLFKPHFCFQLLSSLTQSQSYNSSPSSQNHSILPSGYGYLGRRNNGFSSSSLQRLEIPSGIFCNGRFYGSQSQTATEPSTSDGLTVDGIIANNWTILDEDESDWKSHASAIAQSIHLMKKRLKWKNLLVRVRMLSFQLDKPDLWDDPIQASKISREHGLLTGKMNEVKKFEQELLEHIDMIKLSHEENDPELELEAVKALIQMRRSVKEKELEALLVEEHDSCSCFIEVQAGAGGTESMDWASMVMQMYKKWAQHRGYRVTVVDEMPGEVAGIKRATIRVDGENAFGYAKAEDGAHRLVRCSPFDSANRRHTSFAAVAVIPILGEGLSHYQIKESDLRIERFRSGGAGGQHANTTDSAVRITHIPTGITATCQNERSQHSNKASAMAVLQSRLDKLEMARQAQMNAQHTQSLAENTFGNQIRSYVLHPYRMVKDHRTSYKVSNADSVLEGDIDDFILSYLSASLDKDEDEL, translated from the exons ATGATATCTTTGATACTGAAGCGATCAGCATTTCTTGAACAAAACCACCTGTTCAAACCCCACTTCTGTTTCCAACTTCTTTCCTCTCTGACTCAATCTCAGTCTTACAATTCCTCTCCTTCAAGTCAAAATCACTCAATTTTGCCTTCTGGGTATGGTTATTTGGGGAGAAGGAATAATGGGTTCTCTTCATCATCGCTTCAAAGATTGGAAATCCCATCTGGGATTTTCTGTAATGGACGTTTTTATGGTTCTCAGTCCCAGACTGCTACTGAGCCCTCAACTTCAGATGGGCTTACTGTGGATGGTATTATAGCTAATAATTGGACTATACTTGATGAAGATGAGAGTGATTGGAAAAGCCATGCCTCTGCAATTGCTCAGTCCATTCATCTTATGAAGAAACGCCTGAAG TGGAAAAACTTACTCGTAAGGGTGAGGATGTTATCTTTCCAATTGGATAAGCCAGACCTTTGGGACGATCCAATTCAAGCAAGCAAGATAAGCCGTGAGCATGGTTTGCTTACCGGGAAAATGaatgaagtcaagaaatttgAACAAGAACTGCTTGAACATATTGACATGATAAAGCTATCTCATGAGGAGAATGATCCAGAGCTGGAATTG GAAGCGGTGAAAGCTTTGATTCAGATGAGAAGAAGTGTAAAAGAGAAGGAGTTAGAAGCTTTATTGGTGGAGGAGCATGATTCTTGCTCTTGTTTCATAGAG GTACAAGCTGGAGCTGGTGGTACTGAGAGCATGGATTGGGCTTCAATGGTCATGCAGATGTATAAAAAGTGGGCTCAGCATCGAGGTTACAGGGTTACTGTAGTGGACGAAATGCCTGGTGAGGTTGCGGGAATCAAG CGGGCAACCATCAGAGTTGATGGTGAAAACGCATTTGGATATGCCAAAGCAGAAGATGGAGCACATCGGTTGGTTCGTTGCTCACCATTTGATAGCGCAAATCGCCGGCATACTTCATTTGCTGCCGTTGCTGTTATACCAATTCTTGGAGAAGGACTTTCTCATTATCAGATTAAGGAATCTGATCTCCGAATTGAACGATTCCGTTCTGGTGGAGCTGGTGGTCAGCATGCTAATACAACTGACAGTGCTGTCAGGATAACTCATATTCCAACAGGGATCACTGCAACTTGCCAGAATGAAAG GTCACAACATTCAAACAAGGCTTCTGCCATGGCAGTACTTCAGTCCCGCTTGGACAAACTTGAGATGGCTCGGCAAGCTCAAATGAATGCGCAGCATACACAATCCCTTGCTGAAAATACCTTTGGTAACCAAATACGTTCTTATGTGCTCCAT CCTTATCGCATGGTTAAGGATCACAGGACAAGTTATAAAGTTTCAAATGCTGATTCTGTTCTCGAAGGGGATATTGACGACTTCATTTTGAGCTATTTGTCAGCTTcccttgacaaagatgaagatgaaCTGTAA
- the LOC113761234 gene encoding ribosomal RNA small subunit methyltransferase, translated as MAGGKIKKEKLRKGSAGGGGNPHFQGGIPFHKSKGQHILKNPLLIDSIIQKSGIKPTDVILEIGPGTGNLTKKLLEAGKSVIAVEVDPRMVLELQRRFQGTPFSSRLKVIQGDVLKCELPYFDICVANIPYQISSPLTFKLLSHRPLFRCAVIMFQREFAMRLVAQPGDTLYCRLSVNTQLLARVSHLLKVGRNNFRPPPKVDSSVVRIEPRKTLPPVNFKEWDGLVRICFNRKNKTLGSIFRQKTVLSLLEKNYKTLQALQLSHEGSSDDTEMVLAVSALGDTLEDLSMDVDDGRDDEEMEVDDGSAKGSEFKEKVLNVLKQGDFEERRSSKLTQTDFMFLLSLFNKAGIHFS; from the exons ATGGCGGGAGGaaagataaagaaagaaaagctccgTAAAGGCAGCGCCGGTGGCGGTGGCAACCCACACTTCCAAGGTGGGATACCATTCCACAAGTCAAAGGGTCAGCACATATTGAAAAACCCACTTCTAATCGACTCTATTATCCAAAAATCCGGCATCAAACCCACTGATGTCATCCTCGAAATCGGTCCCGGTACTGGTAATCTCACGAAAAAGCTTCTGGAAGCTGGAAAATCAGTCATCGCCGTAGAAGTTGACCCCCGTATGGTTCTTGAACTGCAAAGAAGGTTTCAAGGAACCCCTTTTTCTAGTCGACTCAAG GTTATACAAGGGGATGTTCTTAAGTGTGAACTACCTTACTTCGATATATGTGTGGCAAACATCCCATATCAAATATCGTCTCCACTCACTTTCAAATTATTATCACATCGTCCGTTGTTCAGGTGTGCTGTAATAATGTTCCAGAGAGAATTTGCAATGAGGCTTGTTGCTCAGCCTGGTGATACTCTATATTGTCGCCTTTCAGTGAACACACAATTATTGGCCCGCGTTTCTCATTTACTGAAAGTAGGGAGGAATAATTTTAGGCCTCCACCGAAGGTTGACTCTTCTGTAGTTAGAATAGAGCCTAGGAAAACTCTTCCTCCTGTGAACTTCAAGGAATGGGATGGTTTAGTTCGAATATGTTTCAACCGGAAGAACAAAACTCTAGGTTCTATTTTTAGACAGAAGACTGTCCTGTCGTTGCTTGAAAAGAACTACAAAACCTTGCAAGCATTACAGCTATCCCATGAAGGTTCTTCCGATGATACTGAGATGGTTTTGGCTGTATCTGCTTTGGGAGATACGTTGGAAGACTTGAGCATGGATGTTGATGATGGAAGAGATGATGAGGAAATGGAGGTGGATGATGGAAGTGCAAAAGGATCTGAATTTAAAGAAAAGGTTTTAAATGTATTGAAGCAAGGAGATTTTGAAGAGAGAAGATCCTCAAAACTTACACAGACAGATTTCATGTTCCTCTTATCTCTATTTAACAAGGCTggaatccatttttcttga
- the LOC113762365 gene encoding uncharacterized protein LOC113762365 gives MESSSSQQQLITPEDVLESLMNDGTIDAIRLKIITQLKANEELKNTTVKMVEQSKVLNTPGAEKQTKRELFDALRQELETSVLEKASKSVWELILDNNGIGKELSQTVEKVFCRLSGREPPLFPASVELEPEKGKEKETEENGGKEQENVMDNSDSSTKKRKFDEIGSEEGTDEVASR, from the exons ATGGAATCGTCATCGTCTCAACAGCAGCTAATCACGCCGGAGGACGTATTGGAATCGTTGATGAACGACGGAACCATCGACGCCATCCGGTTGAAAATCATCACTCAGCTCAAAGCCAAT GAAGAATTGAAGAATACGACAGTGAAAATGGTGGAGCAGAGTAAAGTTTTGAATACTCCAGGGGCAGAGAAGCAGACAAAAAGAGAGCTTTTTGATGCCCTTCGACAAGAACTTGA AACGTCAGTGCTTGAGAAAGCCTCCAAGTCAGTGTGGGAGCTGATTTTGGATAACAACGGCATAGGAAAGGAATTAAGTCAAACAGTTGAAAAAGTTTTCTGTCGATTGAGTGGCAGAGAACCTCCATTATTTCCTGCTAGTGTTGAACTTGAACCagagaaagggaaagagaaagagaCTGAAGAAAATGGAGGAAAGGAACAGGAAAACGTCATGGATAATTCGGATTCTTCAACAAAGAAGAGGAAATTTGATGAAATAGGCTCAGAAGAGGGAACAGATGAAGTTGCTAGCAGATAA